The sequence AAATCATTGACAAACTAGCCTGGATCGAATTAAAAAACAAATCCATTTTGTCCACAAAAAGCTACGGAAAAGACAAATATTATATTCCTGGTGGAAAAAGAGAATCCGGAGAAACAGATGAACAGGCTCTGATTCGTGAAATAAGTGAAGAATTAAGCGTTACCATTGATCCTAAAACACTTCACTATATCGGAACTTTTGAGGCTCAGGCCCATGGACATGCTGAAGGTATCCTTGTAAAAATGACCTGTTATTCCGGAGAATATTCCGGGGAGCTAAAAACCAACTCTGAAATTGAAGAAATGAAATGGCTTCATTATTCAGACAAAGATAAAATATCAGAAGTAGATCAAATAATTTTTGACAGCTTACACGAAAATAATTTATTGGATTAGCAGCTGTTATTTTTTACCCTTAAAATAGAAGCTGAAACATAAACGATAACAACACTATGAAACAAAGTTTTTTCGCATTATTTTTTTTGTTGTCCTTTTGGGCATTCGGGCAGAAAATCAGCTTCAATATTAAGTATTCTGAGCAGTTGGCCGTCTTTGTTTTTATACAGAACCTTTCCGATCATTATCCGGAAAATGTATTTAAGACCGCATTCACTCAATCAAAGTATAATACTCAAAAGTACAAGGATCTTATTGTAAAGTTCGAGCGACTGCCAATCGATTACAGTTATTCATTTGATGAATATCCTTATGGTTCAAAAATACCCATGCAGTCCAGAGACATTCTGAAAAAGAATCTGATTGAAACAAATAATTTAAATGATTTTAAGCTTCGTTCTATCGGAATCCTGCCTAATGTAACTTTGCAGAGTATCTCTGAAATTATTTCAGCATTTACCCCAATTTACAATGAGCTTATTTATATTCCTAATAAAGATCAGTTTGAACCACAACTAAAGAAAATCAGCATGTACTCCAGGGAGAAAAACATGGAATATTATTTTCAGACAGGTTTATTGTTCTATAACTCAACCTGGGATGTTTCGATCCCTTTTGAAATCGCAATGTATCCTTTGCCCAATTCAATGGGGTTTACAGCCCAGGCTTTTTACAATAACTTTATAAGTGCCGTTCAAACCAATTTAAAAGATTACACAGGCTTTTTCAGTGTTATGCTGCATGAAACCTACCACATCCTTAATGATGAACAGTCTCTTGCTGTGAAAAAAGAGATTGCAAAAAACTTTAAGGACAATCCATCGAAATACAGCAACTATGCCTATCAATTAATGAATGAAGCACTGGCAACCGCTATGGGAAATGGATACGTCTATGAAAGCCTTAATGGGAAAACAGACACCAATGACTGGTATTACAGCCAATACGTTAATCTGATGGCAAAGAAAATATATCCGACAGTAAAGGAATATATCGCTCAGAAAAAACCTATTGATAAAAATTTTATTAATACTTATATCAGGATTTATGAGGAAAACTTTCCTGGATGGATCAACGAACTTGACCATATTATGACATACAGATATATCCTGTCTGAGAATAAAAAAGATTTTAATAAGATAGGTCAAATGTATCCTATGCGTTCAAGTGAGGAATCTGAAACACAAATTACCATGCTCAGTCTTGAAAAAATGAAGAAAACTCCTCTAACAAAAATCATTATTATCTCCCAAAACCATAACGAAAAACTTAACCTCGTTAAAAGCCAATTCAAAGAATTGAACCAGTGGAGCTTTAATCCTGACAAAGAATTTCAGTACAAGATTCTTTTGGATGACAAAAGCCAGCTTTTGATCATTAACCAACAGCAATCACCTATTGAAACTTTTTTTGCCAATTCCAAATAAAATAAGACATGAACATCCAGGAACAGATCAAAAAATATATTGCGGCACAATCTGAACCCAAACGTTCCGAGATGTGGGAACTTCACCACATCATGCTCGAACTTATGCCGAATCGTAAATTATGGTTTCTGGACGGTAAAAACGATGAAGGTAAAACGGTTGCTAACCCCAATATAGGCTACGGGTCTCAGATCATGCAATATGCCGATGGAAAAAGCAAAGAATTTTACCAGATCGGAATGAGCGCCAATACCACCGGAATATCTGTTTATATTATGGGAATAGATGATAAAACTTATTTAGCCAGAACCTTTGGAGAAGGAATAGGAAAAGTCATCATAACCGGATATTGTATTAAGTTTAAAACATTGAAAAATATCAACATTGAGGCTCTTAAAGCTGCCATACAATATGGCTACACTCAAAAATCCTAATTCCATTCAATAATCTAAAATGAAGTTCAAATTATTTATCTTATTTTTTACTTTTTCAGTCATAAAAATTCTAGCTACAGGTCAGGAACCGGACAGGATCATCATCAACAATAAAGAATATAAATTACTCAATAACCCACTAGAGAAATATTTTACAGACCATCCTGAGCACCATCCTATTTATGGATCTAAAAACACCATTAAAAAAGAGGGTAAAGAAGAAACGATTTTTATTGGTTCAACATCCAACCATCGTGGTTACATTGCGACATTTAAAATTGAAAACAATCTTTTAAGTCTTGTTGATATTAAGATTCAAAATCCGACCTCTGATGAATATGAATATATTTCTGTTTTTAAAAAAACATTTGGTGATAGGAAAATAGTCCTTAATTATACCGGAATATTAATCATTCCAATAGGCAAAATGCTTGAGGCTGCTAATTTTGGATATGCTTCACTATATGATAAATATCATCTTATAACGATTCAGAATGATAATATTATAAAAGAAAAAGAATTGGATAAAGATGGTTTTATGGACTTTAAAGTCAGACAATTTATGGATTTCAAAAAAACTGAAGAATATAAAACTGAAGTAAAAAACTATTATGAAGACTGGAATACAAGTAAAGAATGGGATCTATCAAGAAAAAATACCCGTGGAATGTCAAAAAAGGAGATTGCTCAGCTGAAAAAGAAATATGAGCTTCCACCCAATGAAGACTATATTGACAACTATCTTTTTGTAGTTTCGAACCCTGATTTTGTCATTACAAACTATTAGAAAACTGTTGTATCTTCATTATCCGATGCCAAAACAATATAATTATCTGCTCGCCCTCCTACTCTTTCTCATCATCTCCTGTAGCGAAAAGATACAGGATAAAAACAACTTTATCATGTATCAGGTGAATCCTAAAAAGCAAACGGTAAAATTGTATTGGAAAAACAGTAAAAATGAAATACTGAAAAGCATCGGCAATCTCAAAAATGAAGCGGAATCTAACAATGAAAAATTAATTTTCGCCATGAATGGCGGAATGTTTGAACCTGATAATTCACCAAAAGGACTTTATATAGAGAATTTCAAAATTCTAAAACCTATTGACCCATTGCAAGGCTCCGGAAACTTTTATCTTCAGCCTAATGGAATATTTTATATAACCCAAAACAATGAGCCGGGAATTGTTGATACTAAAAAATATAAACAAAATCCCACCATTAAATATGCCACTCAATCCGGACCGATATTGTTGATTAATGGAAAAACAAATCCCATCTTTCAAAAAGATTCTAAGAATCTGAACATCAGAAACGGCGTTGGAATACTGGAAAACGGAGAAATTATTTTTGCCATGTCTAAAAAAGAAATTAATTTCTATACCCTTGCCCAATTTTTTAAGGAAATGGGCTGCAAAAAGGCATTATATCTCGACGGTTATGTTTCCAGAGCGTATCTTCCTGAGAAAAACTGGCTGCAAGTTGATGGAGACTTTGGAGTAATGATAGGAATTACAGAACCCCAATAAAAATACCTATTAATCAGTTTCTCTAAAAAGTAAAAATATGTTATCTTTCGTTGGTATCAGAAAAATCACCCAACACTTCTTACTGACGATTATTATGAAAAGCATTATTCTTGATTTAGCAACAACCTTAGACGGATTTATTGAAGGCCCCAACGGAGAAATCGACTGGTGCATTATGGATGATGATATGAATTTTGATGGCTTTATATCTGGAATTGACACCATTTTCTATGGAAGAGTAAGCTATGATGCATGGGGAAATTACCGACCTGATGAAAATGCAGCTCCGGAAGAACTGGAATTCTGGAAAACCATTCATGCAAAGAAGAAGTTTGTATTTTCAAGTCAAAACCGTGAAGATGAAAAGGCAACATTTATTCACTCCGATCTTGTGGAAAAAGTTTCAGAGATAAAAAAACAGGACGGAAAAGATATCTGGTTGTATGGCGGAGCAAGTCTTATCAAAACTTTCATTCAAAATAATCTCATTGATGTTTACCGAATTTCTGTACATCCGGTTGCTTTAGGAAGTGGAAAACCCCTTTTTGAAGATTTAAAAGAAAGATTAAATTTAAAGCTCGTTAAGACCAATATATTTAAATCCGGTGTGGTACAGCTTATTTATCATCCATCTCCTGTAATTATCAAATAAAGCATGCTCTTTAGCTATGAATATAAAATTAGATTCCATCATCCTGTATGTACAAAATATCAGTTTACTCAAAAAATTTTATGTTGAAAACTTTAACTTAAAAATGATTGAAGAAGATTCCAGCTGGGTTTTGATGAACGCAGGGACAGTAAATATTGGTCTTCATAAAATTGGCGATCAGTATCTGGAAAAAATAGAACCCGGTTACCAATTTGATAACAATACCAAACTTGTTTTTGAAGTAGATACAGATATTGAATCAGCAAGAAATGAATTGGTCTCAAAAAGAATAGAAATGAGAGCCATTAAAACTTTTGAAAACTATGATTTTTGGTTGTGTGATGGCATAGATCCTGAAGGAAATGTATTTCAGCTAAAATGCAAAAAATAATAAATTGGATTAAAATTTTTCAACTTTATTTTTTAGCATTTAAGTTGATGGAAAATCAAACTACTTCTTAACAAACTAAATTTAATTCCATGAAAATAAAGAAAATATTGGGGTTTGTGTTGTGTATCACTACTCATTTCTTGTTCGGCCAAAATATGTCCGTTATTGAAAAACAACTGAATGAAGCCTTCCAAAAAATTAATTATTGGTCTTCCGATGGCAGAGATCATAAAGATTCTTATGATTCTTTAGCTGTTGCCAACACAAAGTTTGAAAAATTATTAGTACGATATACCTCTTCTCAACCTCAGACGATCAGTCATGATTTTAAATCTCTGGAGAAAAACGGGCTCATTGTGAAGACCTCAGAAGATGGCAAATTCCGGATATATTCATGGGATACATGGACAGGAGGAACGATGCATTTCTTTAAGAATGTCTTTCAATACGAAACCATTGATAAAAAAATATATTCTAAAGCTGTAGAAAGTCAGGGAGAAGGTGATCCGGGATGTTATTATTATCAGATCAATGATATTATTTCAGAGAACAAAAAATATTATCTTACTCAAAGTAAAGCAATACTAAGCTCCGCAATGAGCTACCATGTTATCAAAGTCTTTTCTATTGATAAACAGCAGCTGAATGATAAAGCTCAGCTCATCAAGACTCAAAGCGGAATAAAAAATCAGCTAAGCTATGAAGTAGATCTTACAGCTTCAGCCAACAGAAACTATCAAGGCAGAGATTATGAGATTGAATATGATTCTAAAAATAAAATTATCAGTATTCCTTTAATACAGGCAGATTCTAAAGTTACCAATAAAAAGATCAGGTATCAGTTTAAGGGAAAATATTTTGAGAAAATGTAACAACTTTTTAGCAGTATTATTTTTTTATTTCCATCAATTTTGAAAAAAAATTAAAGAATGTCAAAGATTATTAAAATAAAAAATAGAACGAATTGGTTGATAGCCTTTATTATGGGGTTAGCATTAATAGTATGTCTTTTTATTATTTTAATTATAGTTCCTTTGATTTCAGCTGAAGAAAGTTATTTCTTATCTATATTCAGCTATATCACTAAAGTCATTCCTTTTGCAGGATTTTTTACCCTTTTGTTATATTTCTGGCTCTGGAATACCTTCGGAAAGACCATTCTTAGTATTGAAACAGATTTCATTACAGTAAAATATAAAAACAAATTATTTACACGTCCAAAAACATTTCTAAAACAGGAAATTAAAGATATCCAGACAAAAGATCTTACCATCGAAGAATATAAAAATGGTACTCGTTATCATTTTTCATGGACAGGCTCTACCTACTCTGTTGTACTGGTAAATAAGGATGGTGAAAAAAGAATTGTAGATTGGATCACTAGAGAAAAAGCAGATGAGATCATTGATAAAATAAAAAAAGTATGGTATTAAAAAATATGAAGCCATGAAAAATATTTTTAGACAGCCAGCAGAACCTTTTTCTTTATTCAGTTATTTTGATTTTCTAATTCTGAGCATAATGTTCCTTATTATCTATTGGATACTCGAAAAGAGAATACTTAGATGGAATGCAATGACTAAAGTAATTTTGGGAATATTGTTATTCCTCATAATTCCTGTTCTGTCCTGTCAGATTGAACTCAATAACGTTCACAATAAATTTGAATTTGTAGAAGCATTCAATGTTTTATATGTATATCTTAAGTTTCCGATATGGTGGATGATCGGATTATTTACTATTCTTTTCATCAGAAAAAAAATGATAAAATCTATATAAATATTCTTCATATGTCTACTAAAATCCTTTTATCTGCTTTTATTATGATATCAACTTTCAGTTTTTCCCAGGAAATAAAGGAAAGTGAAAATTTATATATTTTCATTGGTAAAAAAATTAGCGTTGAAGAATTTAATCCCAATACAAAACAAGGAGAAAAAAGAACAAAGGAAGTAGATTCGGAAACAGCAGATACGCTAACTGTTATACACCACTCATATGTAATGGACAATGCATTTCATTGCAAATATTCTGTGCTGAAAAATTTAATTAACCAACTTCCGAAAGAAACTGTTGAGTTTAATGCCTATGATCACTATGGTCGCCCAGGTTTTGAAGAATATGAAAATGTAATCCTGTACATTTCTAAAAATAAAAACGGTGATTTTTTCCATCAGAAATACATCTATGATCCGGTTTATAAAATTGATGGCAAGTGGGTAGGTTTATTAACCTCCCTCAATGGCCATAAACAATTGAAGACATTCGATATCAACAAAGATGGTATAATAAAAATAGCATTGGGAAGTTGTGGTAAAATATGTCAGAAGATGTATTATCCTTCTCCTTATTTCAAAATTAAAAATGGGTTTGCTTATCCTAAAAAAGCTTTAGAAATTAATGATATCGTTTCCTACAGAAAAACAGTTACATTCAAAATTAAAGAGAAAGGAGATCAAAAATAATCACTTATTAATAAAGTCCTTCGCTCGGATTTAAATTTCCTGAATCAAAAAACCTTATATCAATATTGAATCTAATAATAATTTATTTTGTACATCAATTTATATTAGAAATCTAAAATGATTACCATGAAAAAGTTATTTTACATCTTAATTTTAATCATATTGAGCAGTAGCCTAACCGCCCAGACTGAAAACTACAGCCATAGCATCGACCAGTTTCGGAAGAACTTCAATACCGGAAAATATGATGAGATTTTCAACAGCTTTTCCCCCGAAATGAAACAATCATTACCCATTGATAAAAACAAACAATTTTTCTCTGACTTAAAAACTCAGGTCGGAAATGTTAAAAGTACGGAATTCATAGGGTATGAACAATCAACGTATGCAGTTTATAAAACGCAATTTGAAAAAGGAATTCTGGTGGTTAATATTTCATTGAATTCTCAAAATAAAATCAATGGTTTATTGATTAAGCCTTATGAAGATCCAGCTAAAATAATCAATGCCCTAAACTCTTATCCAAAAGAAATAGCAGAAACTATTTATTCCACAGCAGTCAAATTTCCTGAAAAAACTCAACTTTCTATTGCGGTTATTCAAAATGGAAAAACAGATTATTATGGTGTTATAAAAGACCATGACTCAATAAAGCCAGTTGAAAATCAAAATAAGGTTTTCGAAATCGGCTCCATTTCAAAAGTATTTACATCTAGCGTTCTTGCTTCCCTGGTAGAATCTCACAAGATAAAACTAACGGATAATATCAATTCATATTATTCATTCCCCTTTAAAGGCAATAAAAAGATCAGCTTTGAAGATCTGGCCAATCATACCTCCGGACTTCCTCGTTTACCTCAAAACCTGGATTTATCAGATGTAAAGAATCCTTATTTGGCATATCACACAAAAGACCTTGAGGATTATCTTAAAAGCTTAATGATCATTGAATATAAGGATGGTAAAAGTTTTTCTTACTCTAATCTGGGCGTAGGATTATTAGGATATACGCTGGGATTGTCACAAAAAACTACATTTCAAAACTTACTGCAAAAAACGATTTTTGACCAATATGGAATGACTCAATCTTTCACCTCTTCTCAACATTTAGATGATATACTTATCAAAGGACGTAATATCAATGGAGATCTTGTATCCAACTGGGATTGGGATGTGCTTTTCGGGGCCGGAGGTATTTTATCCACAACCGAAGACCTTGTAAAATTTATAGGTGCCCAATTTAACCCTAAAAATAAAGAATTGGCTTTAACCAGAAAGCCAACCTTTACAGTGAATGATAAAACTAAAATTGGTTTAGGCTGGCATATTATTACCACCAAAAACAATGAGGAAATCCTTTTTCACAACGGTGGAACGGGTGGATATTCATCTTCATTGACTCTTAATATGAAGAATCAAACAGCCGTCATTATTCTTTCCAATGTTTCTTCAATCAATGAATCTGTTGATCATCTGTGCTTTGAATTATTAGCCCAAACAACAATAAAATAATTATTTATTTCTTACTGCCAGATGTAATAACTCTTCAGTAACAATTGTCTTATAATAAAAATTACATGAGAACTATTTTAACCTGCCTTATGGTACTATTGGCAGTGAATCCTCTTTTTTCACAAAAAACGAAACAGCTGGAACAATTATTAGCGGCTTACGATCAGGCTGGTCAATTCAGTGGCACTCTATTGGTTGCTGAAAAAGGAAAAATTATTTTTGAAAAAAGTTATGGTTATAGAAATGCTCCCAAAAAAGAGAAAACTACTAATAACAGTCTCTATCGGATTTTCTCTACCACAAAAATGTTTACTGCAACAGTTATTCTGAAACTGGAAGAAGAAGGAAAACTATCTCTCAATGATAAGCTTTCAAAATATTACCCAAAATTTCCGAAAGGAGATAGCATTACGATAGCCAATCTTCTTTCCCATACTTCCGGAATTCCCAATGATACGGCATCAGAAAATACAGTGGATGAAGAAACATTCATGAAATTCATTTCTACAAAACCATTAGACTTTTCACCAGGAAAAAAATGGGATTATTCAAACTCTGGCTATTATATCCTAGGATATATCATCAAGAAAGTGACCGGAGTGGATTATGATAAAGCTATCGAAAGTTACATCCTGAAGCCTTTGCAAATGAATCACACAGGTTTTCATTTTAACAATGTCACTGATGAAAACAAAGCTTTCGGATATGAGTTTTTATCAGATAATACTTCCAACGAAGCCTTACGTTTTAAAACCGATCATCCTTTTGCTGCCGGGGCCATGTACTCTACCGTTGAGGATCTATTCAAATTCAATGAGTCTTTTAAAAGCAACACTATCCTTAAAAAAGAAACTATTGGAAAAATGTTTACCACGTATCTTAATGATCATTATGGATTGGGCAGTACTGTCTTAACCGTTGACGGAAAAAAAAGAATTGGACATGATGGTGGCGGACCAGGCTACCGAAGCAGATATTACAGAGTTCTGGAAGATGACATTTGTATTATTGTATTCTCAAATTCTGATTTATCACATACAGATGATATTGTTCCAAAGATTGAAAACATATTATACAATAAACCTTATAAGATCCCTACAGTCGCAAAAACTAATCCAAAACAACTCAAAAAACTGGAAGGAATTTATTCTACAGGGGCTACTGATTTTTATGTAAAAGTTGTGGACGGACAAGTTCTTTTCAGGGAAAAGGGATATCCAACCTGTTCATTATTCCCTATCAGCAATACATCATTTCAATTGGATGAAAATTTCACTTTTACCTTTAAACCGGATCAAACAGGAAAAATGAATGCTCTTGTGGTTAAGTTTCGTGATGGAACTATAAAAACAGGAACAAAAAAGAACGCCAATTATTTATGGGGAATCATCGGAAATGCAACTCCAGGCGGATGGGATGGAAAAGATACCCCATTACAGGTAGATTCTCATCATCCGAATCTTTATTTCCTTAAAAACTTTCATTTGAAAAAAGGGAATTTAAAATTCAGAGTTGATAATGATTGGGGATATAATCTTGGCCTCAACAACGATGGCAAAACCATAGCCCTTAATGCCTATGATTTCCCGATAGCAGAAGACGGCCAGTATGATATTGTATTGGATATGTCTGATCCTATAAAACCGCAATACAGTATTAAAAAATCTGCTTTGTAAAAATTAATAGTATAAAAACCGTTCTATTTTGAGCGGTTTTTTATTTGAAATTCAATTCAAATTTTTCTTATTTTTACATGACAAAAATCATATCACGACATATTCCGTATGCCTCATTTCATTATAGAATGCTCGCAGGATATTCTCCAACAAAAAGCGCCGGATGAGATCATGGATGCTGTATACAGTGTAGCTGAATCAGCGGGTTTATTTGCAATAAATGACATTAAAGTAAGGCTTCAGCCTTATCAATACTATCGGCTGGGAGAACATAAAAATAACTTTCTGCATGTCTTCGGATACATTATGCAGGGGCGCAGTACTGAGCAAAAAACTAATCTCTCAAAGCAAATAAGTACCCAGCTTACGGAATTACTTCCTGACATTTCATTTCTGTCTGTGAGTATCTGTGAATTTGAAGCAGCAACTTACAGTAATAAAGCCCTGATTAATCCTGAAAACAAGAACCATGATCGACATTTTGGGCTTTGATTCTCATTTGTAAACCACCAAATATTAATATGATGAGCTTAAAAACTTTAATCAACAAAACCGTTCAGTACAACAATTGGGTAGTCAATAAATACATTGACTGGTTATCCACAAAATCTGATGAACAACTCAATCAAGAAGTAATTTCCAGCTTTCCAACGATTCTAAAAACCCTGCATCATATCTGGCAGACTCAGGAATATTGGTGGAGTCATATTTCTGAAAACAACGATTTCGATTTTGCCAAAACAGCCGCTGAGACCAGTAAAGAAGAAGTTTTCAACAACATAAAAAATAACTCTCAAAAGCTGGTAGATTATGTGGAAAGCTTATCCGAAGAGGATTTATCTAAAAATGTAAAGATAGAGTCTCAATGGTTTCAATGTGACTTTTCAAAATATGAATATATCCAACATGTAGTTCTTCACGGAACTTACCACAGAGGACAAATCGTGACAATGGGCCGTAATGTAGGAATTACAGATGCTCCTATGACAGACTTTAACTTCTGGAATATTTATAAAGATAAAGTATGAATCTTTGACCTTTAAAAAAGAGAAAATTTAAGAACATGGCTAATTCACAATCTGATATTGTGGATAACTTTTTCAAAGCTTTTTTCAAGATGACCATTCAGAAATAAAATTCAACCATTCGGTCTATAAAATATCTTCTCATTCTCTTTTTTATAATATATTCGTCTAAAAATAACCCATGAAAAAAGTTTTCAAATTCTTCAAATACTTTTTATTCTCTGTATTTGCCATCATTTTAATTTCTATTTTGTACGTATTTATCAGTAATAAAATCTTTATTGGCGGAAAAGATTCTGAATTGACAGACTATCTGAAAAATAACCATACTTCACTTCATGATAAAATAGACGGTAAATTATTTGATGCTCCTTTTTATAATTCACAGGTTATCCTTTTGGGTGAAATTCATGGATATGCAGACAATCAAAAACTGGATCTGGATTTTTTAAAATTTTTAAACCAAAAAACAGGTGTTAAATATTATATTGCTGAAATGGACAGCACTTATTCACATAAGCTGAATCTGTTCCTTCATGGAAGTTCAAAAGACCAAAATTTGCTTAAGGAAGTGGTACTAGCCGTAAAAAAGAGAATTCCACAGCAATCCAGTAAAGAATTGATGGAAAAATGGAATGCCATCTATGATTATAACCAAACCCTAAAAGATTCTTTAAAGATATCCGTCATTGGAATTGATACAGATTTCAATGACAATTCCCGCAAAATCTCCAGGGATTCTGCCATGATTATAAATTTTAAAAACGCCGTAAAAAAACTGAACATTGAGCATGAGAAATTCTATGGACTTTTCGGATTTTATCATGTTTTACAGCATGGAGTAAAAAAGAATGAGAAACCTTTCGCAGAAAGACTTAAAAACTCAGGTTTTAAAACCTCAAGCATTGTAAGCTTCCCTCTGGACAGTGAGATGTATCTTCCAAAAAATCCACAGTTCCCTACTCCAGAAGATGAGAAAATAGACTGGATCAATGCAGACGGCCCATTCATGCTGGTAAAAGGAATTAATGATTTTAAAGACTTCTCTCCATCTAATTCTGTAACACTATTCAAGCTCAATGCTAAGAATTCTCCTTACCAACAGGCTGATCAATTAATCTCCATAAAATCCAGAATGTTTGGAGAAAGCTTCACTCCACAACAAAATACTCATACACTTGATTATTTCCAATATGTTGTAATAACAAGGAATTCCAAAGCTTTAACGCCTATACAATAATCAGAGACCTTTTCCATGAAAAAAAATATTCTATTTTTATCAATGCTTACCATAATTTCTTGTTCTACAAGAAATTCATCCTCTATTGTTAATAAAAAATTTGATTATAGCAGATTAGAAAAAGTTTCCGATAGTGTGAAAGTTGAAAATATTGTCATTAAAAACTTATTTAAACATCAGCTTCTTGCCCATAAAAACCAACAATACGACTCTGCAAGGATTGTAAAAAATGTTTATTTACCTCATAAAAAATTATGGGACAGCTGCTATGGTGTTATTTTCGGAGATGAAAATGCCCAGTTTTTCAACAACCCTAAAGGCATGATTGCCTGGAACAAAACTTTATATGAAAAAAATAAGCAGGAATTTGAAGAGAAGGCCAGTATTATTTTGAGTATTGATCTCCAAAAACATTTTCAGGAAACCCTTATCAGATTCAACAAACTGGTTCCTTATCAGCCTAAAGCTACAATCAGTTTAATCTTCACACCCATCACAGGAATTTCATTTGGGGGATGCAATGCAGAACAATTTGCATTAGAACTTAATAATAAAAATGTAGATATACCCTACACGCTTGAAAAAGGGCTTCCCCATGAATTAAATCATCTAGTTTATGAACATTTCAGAAACGCTGATAACAATGGAGGATCTGCATTGAGCCAAACCATAGATGAGGGCTTTGCCTGCTACTTCACCTACGTTTTCTTTACCCATAAAATAGAAAAATATGAGGCAGTGGAAAACATGACAAAGGAGAACTGGAACTGGTACCTCAACAACGAAAAAGAAATATTTACAAAATTAAAGCCTTATTTCTCTGATACCTCCGGAAATAATCCATTATTAAGAAATGATAAGCTTAAACTATTTCCGGATGCTCCAAAATCTATGAACTATTGGCTGGGATTCCGGATCATCGAAAAATATGTTGACAAAAACGGTCCGGATTCTTGGAAGGATGTCTATCATTTAAGTGCTAAAGATCTTTTGGAAAAAAGCGGTTACGAAAAATACATAGAAGGATTATAATAAACAGAACTCACCAAT is a genomic window of Chryseobacterium nakagawai containing:
- a CDS encoding DinB family protein, producing MSLKTLINKTVQYNNWVVNKYIDWLSTKSDEQLNQEVISSFPTILKTLHHIWQTQEYWWSHISENNDFDFAKTAAETSKEEVFNNIKNNSQKLVDYVESLSEEDLSKNVKIESQWFQCDFSKYEYIQHVVLHGTYHRGQIVTMGRNVGITDAPMTDFNFWNIYKDKV
- a CDS encoding serine hydrolase, coding for MRTILTCLMVLLAVNPLFSQKTKQLEQLLAAYDQAGQFSGTLLVAEKGKIIFEKSYGYRNAPKKEKTTNNSLYRIFSTTKMFTATVILKLEEEGKLSLNDKLSKYYPKFPKGDSITIANLLSHTSGIPNDTASENTVDEETFMKFISTKPLDFSPGKKWDYSNSGYYILGYIIKKVTGVDYDKAIESYILKPLQMNHTGFHFNNVTDENKAFGYEFLSDNTSNEALRFKTDHPFAAGAMYSTVEDLFKFNESFKSNTILKKETIGKMFTTYLNDHYGLGSTVLTVDGKKRIGHDGGGPGYRSRYYRVLEDDICIIVFSNSDLSHTDDIVPKIENILYNKPYKIPTVAKTNPKQLKKLEGIYSTGATDFYVKVVDGQVLFREKGYPTCSLFPISNTSFQLDENFTFTFKPDQTGKMNALVVKFRDGTIKTGTKKNANYLWGIIGNATPGGWDGKDTPLQVDSHHPNLYFLKNFHLKKGNLKFRVDNDWGYNLGLNNDGKTIALNAYDFPIAEDGQYDIVLDMSDPIKPQYSIKKSAL
- a CDS encoding 5-carboxymethyl-2-hydroxymuconate Delta-isomerase produces the protein MPHFIIECSQDILQQKAPDEIMDAVYSVAESAGLFAINDIKVRLQPYQYYRLGEHKNNFLHVFGYIMQGRSTEQKTNLSKQISTQLTELLPDISFLSVSICEFEAATYSNKALINPENKNHDRHFGL
- a CDS encoding DUF2268 domain-containing putative Zn-dependent protease (predicted Zn-dependent protease with a strongly conserved HExxH motif), whose protein sequence is MKKNILFLSMLTIISCSTRNSSSIVNKKFDYSRLEKVSDSVKVENIVIKNLFKHQLLAHKNQQYDSARIVKNVYLPHKKLWDSCYGVIFGDENAQFFNNPKGMIAWNKTLYEKNKQEFEEKASIILSIDLQKHFQETLIRFNKLVPYQPKATISLIFTPITGISFGGCNAEQFALELNNKNVDIPYTLEKGLPHELNHLVYEHFRNADNNGGSALSQTIDEGFACYFTYVFFTHKIEKYEAVENMTKENWNWYLNNEKEIFTKLKPYFSDTSGNNPLLRNDKLKLFPDAPKSMNYWLGFRIIEKYVDKNGPDSWKDVYHLSAKDLLEKSGYEKYIEGL
- a CDS encoding alkaline phosphatase family protein, giving the protein MKKVFKFFKYFLFSVFAIILISILYVFISNKIFIGGKDSELTDYLKNNHTSLHDKIDGKLFDAPFYNSQVILLGEIHGYADNQKLDLDFLKFLNQKTGVKYYIAEMDSTYSHKLNLFLHGSSKDQNLLKEVVLAVKKRIPQQSSKELMEKWNAIYDYNQTLKDSLKISVIGIDTDFNDNSRKISRDSAMIINFKNAVKKLNIEHEKFYGLFGFYHVLQHGVKKNEKPFAERLKNSGFKTSSIVSFPLDSEMYLPKNPQFPTPEDEKIDWINADGPFMLVKGINDFKDFSPSNSVTLFKLNAKNSPYQQADQLISIKSRMFGESFTPQQNTHTLDYFQYVVITRNSKALTPIQ